Proteins encoded within one genomic window of Streptomyces taklimakanensis:
- a CDS encoding glutamate--cysteine ligase, protein MGEKVEASGFALSDRRRYREKHRRCLQGLRRMLDEQRFDRPRDLMGLEIELNLADAEGMPRMMNLEVLERIASRDFQTELGQFNLEVNVLPHRMSGRVLDQLAEELRTGLAYADRKAGEVDARIVMIGILPTLTGDDLVSANLTAVDRYTLLNDQIMTGRGEEVVLDIEGVEHLRYASASIAPEAACTSVQLHLQVTPGRFADVWNAAQVVSAVQVAVGANSPFLFGRELWRESRPPLFLQATDTRSPELVAQGVRPRTWFGERWITSAYELFEENARYFPPLLPVCDDEDPLEVLDAGGIPSLGEMNLLNGTVYRWNRPVYGVADGVPHLRVENRVLPAGPTVTDVLANTALYYGLVRSLADESRPVWNRMPFSAAAENFDTACRHGIDARLWWPRGRGGSLSAVPVDRLVLEELLPLAAEGLDTWGVEPGDRDRCLSVIEERCRHRVNGASWQADTYHRALESGLDREKALAATVRRYCELARTGEPVHGWPVGV, encoded by the coding sequence ATGGGCGAGAAGGTCGAGGCCAGTGGGTTCGCCCTGTCCGATCGCCGGCGGTATCGGGAGAAGCACCGCCGATGTCTCCAGGGGCTGCGGCGGATGCTGGACGAACAGCGCTTCGACCGGCCCCGCGACCTCATGGGGTTGGAGATCGAACTGAACCTCGCGGATGCCGAGGGCATGCCCCGAATGATGAACCTGGAGGTTCTGGAACGCATCGCGAGCCGCGATTTCCAGACGGAACTGGGGCAGTTCAATCTGGAGGTCAACGTCCTTCCGCACCGGATGTCCGGACGGGTGCTGGACCAACTCGCCGAGGAACTGCGCACCGGCCTGGCATACGCCGATCGCAAAGCCGGCGAGGTCGATGCGCGCATCGTGATGATCGGCATTCTGCCGACGCTCACCGGGGACGACCTGGTGTCCGCGAACCTCACCGCCGTCGATCGCTACACCCTGCTGAACGACCAGATCATGACCGGCCGTGGCGAGGAGGTCGTCCTCGACATCGAGGGCGTGGAACACCTGCGGTACGCCTCGGCGTCCATCGCCCCGGAGGCGGCCTGCACCTCCGTGCAGCTCCACCTCCAGGTGACGCCCGGCCGTTTCGCCGACGTGTGGAACGCGGCCCAGGTCGTCTCGGCCGTCCAGGTCGCGGTGGGCGCCAACTCGCCCTTCCTCTTCGGCCGCGAACTGTGGCGCGAGTCCCGGCCCCCGCTCTTCCTGCAGGCCACCGACACCAGGTCGCCGGAGCTGGTCGCCCAGGGGGTGCGGCCGCGCACCTGGTTCGGGGAACGGTGGATCACCTCGGCGTACGAGTTGTTCGAGGAGAACGCCCGGTACTTCCCGCCCCTGCTGCCCGTCTGCGACGACGAGGACCCGCTGGAGGTGCTGGACGCCGGCGGCATCCCCTCGCTGGGGGAGATGAACCTGCTCAACGGCACCGTCTACCGCTGGAACCGGCCGGTGTACGGCGTGGCGGACGGGGTGCCGCACCTGAGGGTGGAGAACAGGGTGCTGCCCGCCGGGCCCACCGTCACCGACGTCCTGGCCAACACCGCCCTGTACTACGGCCTGGTGCGCTCGCTGGCGGACGAGTCGCGGCCGGTGTGGAACCGCATGCCGTTCTCCGCGGCGGCCGAGAACTTCGACACCGCCTGTCGCCACGGCATCGACGCCCGGTTGTGGTGGCCGCGCGGGCGGGGCGGTTCGCTCTCGGCCGTGCCCGTGGACCGGCTGGTGCTGGAGGAGCTGCTGCCGCTGGCCGCCGAGGGCCTGGACACCTGGGGGGTCGAGCCCGGGGACCGGGACCGCTGCCTGTCGGTCATCGAGGAGCGCTGCCGGCACCGCGTCAACGGCGCCTCCTGGCAGGCCGACACCTACCACCGGGCCCTGGAGAGCGGCCTGGATCGGGAGAAGGCACTGGCGGCGACGGTCCGCCGCTACTGCGAGCTGGCGCGCACCGGGGAGCCGGTGCACGGTTGGCCGGTGGGCGTGTAG
- a CDS encoding CPBP family intramembrane glutamic endopeptidase has translation MWDDDGRGRERGARGREADDETLASRRILGRETLIVLALSLGASGLSALIGFVGALTRPGGLKDQAARLNGSHAPDRPWLDLAWQVFGIATALVPVLLVAHLLTREPPNGGGSGPGLRGIGLDLRRPGSDLARGAVVAAGIGGSGLLFYLAARASGFNLTVVPESLPDVWWKIPVLIASAIQNSVVEEVIVVGYLLRRLDRLGWTPTAALAASSLLRGSYHLYQGIGGFVGNVVMGVVFVLLYRRWGRVGPLVAAHALIDIVAFVGYALLAGRVGWLPTA, from the coding sequence ATGTGGGACGACGACGGACGCGGTCGGGAGCGCGGCGCACGGGGAAGGGAGGCCGACGACGAGACCCTCGCGTCGCGCCGGATCCTGGGACGCGAGACGCTGATCGTCCTGGCGCTGTCGCTGGGAGCGAGCGGTCTGTCGGCGCTCATCGGCTTCGTCGGGGCGTTGACCCGGCCGGGCGGACTGAAGGACCAGGCCGCCCGGCTCAACGGCTCCCACGCCCCCGACCGCCCCTGGCTGGACCTGGCCTGGCAGGTGTTCGGCATCGCCACCGCCCTGGTGCCGGTGCTGCTCGTCGCCCACCTCCTCACCCGCGAGCCCCCGAACGGCGGAGGCAGCGGACCGGGACTGCGGGGGATCGGCCTCGACCTGCGCCGTCCCGGTTCCGACCTGGCCCGCGGCGCGGTGGTCGCCGCGGGCATCGGAGGCAGCGGACTGCTGTTCTACCTGGCCGCGCGGGCGAGCGGCTTCAACCTCACCGTGGTGCCCGAGTCGCTGCCGGACGTGTGGTGGAAGATCCCGGTCCTGATCGCCTCGGCGATCCAGAACTCCGTGGTGGAGGAGGTCATCGTCGTCGGCTACCTGCTGCGCAGGCTCGACCGACTGGGCTGGACGCCGACGGCCGCGCTGGCCGCCAGTTCGCTGCTGCGCGGTTCGTACCACCTCTACCAGGGGATCGGTGGCTTCGTCGGGAACGTGGTGATGGGCGTGGTGTTCGTTCTGCTGTACCGGCGGTGGGGGCGGGTCGGCCCGCTGGTCGCGGCGCACGCCCTGATCGACATCGTGGCGTTCGTCGGGTACGCGCTGCTGGCCGGCCGGGTGGGCTGGCTCCCCACGGCCTGA
- a CDS encoding PhzF family phenazine biosynthesis protein: protein MRIRIVDAFTDRPFTGNPAAVVLLDSGPFPGDDRLQRLAAEVNLSETAYARPLPEDSEADWALRWFTPTTEVNLCGHATLATAHVLHSTGAASGTVRFATRSGILTATTAADGSVTLDFPTAPLTEVEVDDDVRAALGADVLSAHDTGPNVGDLLVELADEKTVRALSPDLSAVARLDHRGVIVTAPAAEEGVPYDYVSRFFGPAVGIDEDPVTGSAHTALAPLWSARLGREELTGLQASPRTGLVRTALRGDRTLLTGDAVTVIDGDLLIGP, encoded by the coding sequence ATGAGGATTCGCATCGTCGACGCGTTCACCGACCGTCCCTTCACCGGCAACCCGGCCGCCGTCGTACTCCTGGACTCGGGGCCGTTCCCCGGTGACGACCGGCTCCAGAGACTCGCGGCCGAGGTCAACCTCTCCGAGACCGCGTACGCCCGCCCGCTGCCGGAGGACTCGGAGGCCGACTGGGCACTGCGCTGGTTCACCCCCACCACCGAGGTCAACCTCTGCGGCCACGCCACGCTCGCCACCGCCCACGTCCTGCACTCCACCGGCGCTGCGAGCGGCACCGTCCGGTTCGCCACCCGCAGCGGCATCCTCACCGCGACCACGGCGGCCGACGGCTCGGTCACCCTGGACTTCCCCACCGCCCCGCTCACCGAGGTCGAGGTGGACGACGACGTCCGCGCGGCCCTGGGCGCCGACGTGCTCTCCGCCCACGACACCGGCCCCAACGTGGGCGACCTGCTGGTGGAGCTGGCCGACGAGAAGACCGTGCGCGCCCTGTCCCCCGACCTGTCCGCCGTGGCGCGGCTGGACCACCGGGGCGTCATCGTCACCGCTCCCGCGGCCGAGGAGGGCGTCCCCTACGACTACGTGTCCCGCTTCTTCGGTCCGGCCGTCGGCATCGACGAGGACCCGGTGACCGGAAGCGCCCACACCGCGCTCGCCCCCCTGTGGTCGGCGCGTCTGGGCCGCGAGGAGCTGACCGGCCTCCAGGCGTCGCCCCGCACCGGCCTGGTCCGCACCGCACTGCGCGGCGACCGGACGCTGCTGACCGGCGACGCCGTCACCGTCATCGACGGTGACCTGCTCATCGGGCCGTGA
- the selA gene encoding L-seryl-tRNA(Sec) selenium transferase, with protein sequence MDRDTTTTAGRRGPDPRRRLPRTDTVLADPRLTDAADRLGRPLVKTVVVRALERARRGEIPPEAVTDAAAAALPETVGGLRPVVNATGVLLHTNLGRAPLSRAAREAIDAACGPTDVELDLATGARSRRGASTVAALTEAVPAAEAAHVVGNGAAALVLAATALAAGKEIVVSRGEMVEIGDGFRLPDLLVSTGARLREVGTTNRTTADDYAAAIGPDTGFVLKVHPSNFRITGFTRSASVAELSRLGVPVVADIGSGLLRRDPALPDEPDATGWLRAGASLVTASGDKLLGGPQCGLILGRADLVRRLSRHPLARALRVDKLTLAALEATVRGPAGPVHTMLHADPRRLRERAERLAAELRGSDVDARAVESEAAVGGGGAPGVTLPSAAVSLPEEYAAPLRRGTPAVLGRVEGGRCLLDLRTVPEERDADLADTVRRAGTSAAAREKE encoded by the coding sequence ATGGACCGCGACACCACGACGACGGCGGGGAGGAGAGGGCCGGACCCGCGGCGCCGTCTCCCCCGCACGGACACGGTGCTCGCCGACCCCCGTCTGACCGATGCCGCCGACCGGCTGGGCCGCCCCCTGGTGAAGACGGTCGTCGTCCGCGCCCTGGAACGGGCCCGCAGGGGCGAGATTCCGCCGGAGGCCGTCACCGACGCCGCGGCCGCGGCCCTCCCGGAGACGGTCGGGGGCCTGCGCCCGGTGGTCAACGCCACCGGCGTCCTGCTCCACACCAACCTCGGGCGCGCTCCGTTGTCGAGAGCCGCGCGGGAGGCGATCGACGCCGCCTGCGGCCCCACCGACGTGGAACTCGACCTGGCCACCGGCGCCCGCTCCCGGCGCGGCGCCTCGACCGTGGCGGCCCTGACCGAGGCCGTACCGGCCGCCGAGGCCGCCCACGTGGTGGGCAACGGGGCCGCCGCGCTCGTCCTGGCGGCCACCGCGCTCGCGGCGGGCAAGGAGATCGTCGTCAGTCGGGGCGAGATGGTCGAGATCGGCGACGGGTTCCGCCTGCCGGACCTGTTGGTCTCCACCGGCGCCCGGCTGCGCGAGGTCGGCACCACCAACCGCACCACCGCCGACGACTACGCGGCGGCGATCGGTCCCGACACGGGCTTCGTGTTGAAGGTGCACCCCTCCAACTTCCGCATCACCGGCTTCACCCGGTCGGCCTCCGTCGCCGAACTGTCCCGCCTCGGCGTTCCGGTGGTCGCCGACATCGGCTCCGGACTGCTGCGCCGCGATCCCGCGCTGCCCGACGAGCCGGACGCCACCGGTTGGCTGCGCGCGGGCGCGTCCCTGGTCACGGCCAGCGGCGACAAGCTGCTGGGCGGCCCCCAGTGCGGCCTGATCCTCGGCCGGGCCGACCTCGTGCGCCGCCTGTCGCGCCATCCCCTCGCCCGGGCACTGCGCGTCGACAAGCTCACCCTGGCGGCCCTGGAGGCCACCGTGCGCGGCCCGGCCGGCCCCGTCCACACCATGCTGCACGCCGATCCCCGACGCCTGCGGGAACGCGCCGAACGCCTGGCCGCCGAGCTGCGCGGCTCGGACGTCGACGCCCGGGCCGTGGAGAGCGAGGCCGCAGTCGGCGGCGGCGGTGCCCCCGGTGTCACGCTGCCCAGCGCGGCCGTCTCCCTGCCCGAGGAGTACGCCGCGCCCCTGCGGCGGGGCACTCCCGCCGTACTGGGCAGGGTCGAGGGCGGACGCTGCCTGCTGGACCTGCGCACCGTTCCCGAGGAACGGGACGCCGACCTGGCCGACACGGTGCGGCGGGCGGGCACGTCCGCCGCTGCTCGTGAGAAGGAGTGA
- the selB gene encoding selenocysteine-specific translation elongation factor, giving the protein MHVVATAGHVDHGKSALVRALTGMEPDRWEEERRRGLTLDLGFVWTELPGGGTVAFVDVPGHEKLVGNMLAGVGPVPAVLLVVAADQGWQPQSEEHLAVLDALRVRHGVLAVTRADLAEPEPVRRDALARIARTSLGEVESVAVSSVTSEGLDELRAALTRLTAALPEPDRAADVRLWVDRSFTVRGRGTVVTGTLAAGTIRAGDRLVLASDGTAVRVRGLQSLKKDREEVGAVARVAVNVHGAAADALHRGDALLTPERRLTTALVDARLRGDPAADLPRHLVLHAGSAAVPVTVRPLGTDTARLTLARPLPLWVGDTALLRDPGRHRIPAGLTVLDVRPPRLERRGAGKARARELETVTGVPDGAAELSRRKLVRRADLRAMGVPVPAEPVAGEWLADPEHWAELRRRLVRTVEEHAARHPMDPGLPVEAARRALDLPERSLVQALVDTAPRNGARVRQRDGRLYGGDARPHLPPGVRRAVDTVRAELRRAPFRAPEAHRLAELGLTPNVIAAAVAAGALLKVGDGVVLLPGADTRAAALLARLEQPFTTSEARRALDTTRRVAIPLLEHLDERGLTVRLDGTLRRCEPPPAGAETR; this is encoded by the coding sequence GTGCACGTCGTCGCCACCGCCGGACACGTCGACCACGGCAAGTCCGCCCTCGTCCGCGCCCTCACCGGCATGGAACCCGACCGGTGGGAGGAGGAGCGCCGCCGCGGCCTCACCCTCGACCTGGGCTTCGTGTGGACCGAGCTGCCCGGCGGCGGGACGGTCGCCTTCGTCGACGTACCGGGCCACGAGAAGCTGGTCGGGAACATGCTCGCCGGTGTCGGCCCCGTACCCGCCGTGCTGTTGGTGGTCGCCGCCGACCAGGGGTGGCAGCCGCAGTCCGAGGAGCACCTGGCCGTCCTGGACGCCCTGCGGGTGCGGCACGGCGTGCTCGCCGTCACCCGCGCCGACCTCGCCGAACCGGAACCGGTGCGCCGCGACGCGCTCGCCAGGATCGCGAGGACCTCGCTGGGCGAGGTCGAGTCGGTGGCCGTCAGCTCCGTCACCAGCGAGGGCCTGGACGAACTGCGCGCCGCCCTGACCCGGCTGACCGCCGCCCTGCCCGAACCGGACCGGGCCGCCGACGTACGGCTGTGGGTGGACCGTTCCTTCACCGTGCGCGGCCGCGGCACCGTGGTCACCGGCACGCTCGCCGCGGGCACGATCCGCGCCGGCGACCGCCTCGTCCTGGCCTCCGACGGCACGGCCGTGCGCGTCCGCGGCCTGCAGTCCCTCAAGAAGGACCGCGAGGAGGTGGGCGCGGTCGCCCGTGTCGCGGTCAACGTCCACGGCGCCGCGGCCGACGCCCTCCACCGGGGCGACGCCCTGCTGACCCCGGAACGCCGGCTCACCACCGCCCTGGTGGACGCGCGGCTGCGCGGCGACCCGGCGGCCGACCTGCCCCGGCACCTCGTCCTGCACGCCGGGTCGGCCGCGGTCCCCGTCACCGTCCGGCCGTTGGGGACCGACACCGCCCGGCTGACGCTCGCCCGCCCCCTGCCGCTGTGGGTGGGGGACACCGCGCTGCTGCGCGATCCCGGACGGCACCGGATCCCCGCCGGGCTCACCGTGCTCGACGTCCGGCCGCCCCGGCTGGAACGGCGCGGCGCGGGGAAGGCCCGGGCCCGCGAGCTGGAGACCGTCACCGGCGTCCCGGACGGCGCGGCCGAACTGAGCCGCCGCAAACTGGTGCGCCGCGCCGACCTGCGGGCCATGGGGGTACCGGTCCCGGCGGAACCCGTCGCCGGGGAGTGGCTCGCCGACCCCGAGCACTGGGCCGAACTGCGGCGGCGCCTGGTCCGGACGGTCGAGGAGCACGCCGCCCGCCACCCGATGGACCCCGGGCTGCCCGTCGAGGCCGCCCGCCGCGCCCTCGACCTGCCCGAGCGCTCCCTCGTCCAGGCGCTGGTGGACACCGCCCCCCGGAACGGAGCGCGGGTGCGGCAGCGCGACGGACGGCTCTACGGCGGCGACGCCCGACCGCACCTGCCGCCCGGAGTGCGGCGGGCGGTCGACACCGTCCGCGCCGAGCTGCGTCGCGCGCCCTTCCGGGCCCCGGAGGCCCACCGGTTGGCCGAACTCGGCCTGACCCCCAACGTGATCGCCGCGGCCGTCGCCGCGGGCGCCCTGCTGAAGGTCGGCGACGGCGTCGTGCTGCTGCCCGGCGCCGACACGAGGGCCGCCGCCCTGTTGGCGCGTCTGGAGCAACCGTTCACCACCAGCGAGGCCCGCCGCGCCCTGGACACCACGCGCAGGGTGGCGATCCCCCTGTTGGAGCACCTGGACGAGCGCGGGCTGACGGTCCGTCTGGACGGCACCCTGCGCCGCTGCGAGCCGCCGCCCGCCGGAGCGGAAACGCGCTGA
- a CDS encoding DoxX family protein, giving the protein MPKSNRTDLGLLALRAGTGGVLFAHGAQKLFGWFGGHGLEGTRNAMEQMGFRPGRASALASGLAEAGGGALLALGLATPAAGAAVAGTMAGAVSVHAPAGFFVTEGGYEYPAFLGFAAACLGVTGPGSHSLDHALGHRLNRPWMTAAAFAAAAAAASVVLRRRAGTLGNGPEQAAPPGAGTVSG; this is encoded by the coding sequence ATGCCGAAGTCGAACCGCACCGACCTGGGACTGCTCGCCCTGCGGGCGGGTACCGGCGGCGTCCTGTTCGCGCACGGCGCCCAGAAGCTCTTCGGCTGGTTCGGCGGACACGGGCTGGAGGGCACCCGGAACGCGATGGAGCAGATGGGCTTCCGGCCCGGCAGGGCGAGCGCGCTCGCCTCCGGACTGGCCGAGGCGGGCGGCGGCGCGCTGTTGGCCCTGGGGCTGGCCACCCCGGCCGCCGGAGCCGCGGTCGCGGGGACCATGGCGGGCGCGGTGTCGGTCCACGCCCCGGCGGGCTTCTTCGTCACCGAGGGGGGCTACGAGTACCCGGCGTTCCTCGGCTTCGCCGCCGCCTGCCTCGGCGTCACCGGCCCGGGGAGCCACTCCCTCGACCACGCGCTGGGCCACCGCCTCAACCGCCCCTGGATGACGGCCGCCGCCTTCGCCGCGGCCGCCGCGGCCGCCTCCGTGGTCCTGCGTCGCCGCGCCGGCACGCTCGGCAACGGACCCGAGCAGGCCGCTCCCCCCGGCGCGGGGACCGTCTCGGGCTGA